agcttcgctttcctccccgtcaggaaaTAACGGAtgtagttatatagtctggggcccagctcgagaTCTGCCACgcaggccagaatgtattcgtggagagcgttgtcaaacgctttctcgaggtcgagtccgagcagggccccggtttctctggtactgccgtcgatgagtTGATGTTTGaccatcttcatggcgtcctgcgacgagaggccgccacgaaagccaatcatgttgtgagtatagatgttgttctcttcgagatatctgtttagtctgttgaggacggcatgctccgccactttcccaacgcaggaggtgagagagatcagtcggaggttgtccacgttcggagccttgccgggttcTGGGATCtggacgacgttggcggtcttccattgctgtgtgacgctgccgtttttccacgtctcgttgatcttctcgTTGAGGTATGCGATCCAAGCATGGTCAacgttccgcagcatcttgttggtgattctgtcggcactTGGCacacacttccccttgagcgcgaaaatggcttgcctaatttcccccacggtaaagtcttcgtccaattccggacggcttgggccgaggtagtcaggaaaccggtcttcctcgtttccacgctttatgggaaggtatttctcaatgagcttggcaaccagctcgtccccggaacaggatgtggtagcttcgtgaagggctctggcgagcgtgtgtctctgactggatctggtggCGCCCTCGTCGAGGAGGTGTTTAAGCATGCCgcaggacttgccgttacgcatctgcccgtcgatcgagtcacagacctcgtcccattgctgcttgccgagggtccgacagtgatcttcgatgaCCTTGTTAAGCTCGCAAATCTTTTTCCTCAATAttcggttaaacctttgtcccttccatcttagaagcagcgcctgcttgccctcgatcagatgggccagcctactgtccatcttttctacctccaggtcgctgacgatcttcttagtggatgactcggcgtcactcttgattcactcgcaccaatcttccaggtctttggggacgggtgcactgtcgttgccgcggagcttgcgaaaaagttcccaggtcgtgaCAGTGAATTCtctggatttacttcgggtgacttcgaagcgggtctcgagcacataatggtcgctaccaaaatttattgcggtgttgctccactgggctccctcgacgttcttcatgaacgccagatcgggggtggtgtcccggctcaccgagttgccgattcgggtggggaaccccttgtccgtaatgagcgtcaggtccatttcgttggcgttctgccacagaccccggcccttgctcgtgtcgtagacgtacccccacacgccgtacggtgcgttgaaatctccgacgacgaccaagggatgggtgccggccaggtcggcggacttcttgagtatcgttttgaactgctgttgcgagtgcctaggattgctgtagatgttgagaataaacacgctgtttcttcgctggttgcgttgtctcgtgttgagcagaacctccgccatgacgtattcgaccttgcaactcgccagcctcaggtcgtgagacaagtgcgtaagcctcctgtcaattaacgtgcacactccccgaccttcggcctgcacggagacggcacgataaccagagagggatgcggcagagacgagggtttcctgtaatgctattacttgTGGTTTGTTAGGTAGCGATCTTATATATTGCTGTAAAggagccctcttattggagtacTCCCTGCAggtccactgccaaattttgaactcctcTTTGGAACTATCCATGATTAGATAAATTGTCCGGGGTACCCGCTGTAAGCACAGGTGCACGCAAGATGTTCCCCCCACTCTGACGTGCCGATGTGCTCGTAGCCCTGATCTGAGACCCCGACGCGTTCGGAACAACAACTTGCGTCGGAGTTACGGACGTATTACGTATTACGTATTAGAATGTAATGAAAACAGAGTGGCCGGGTTTGTACTGGGCAGGTATAGAGCGGAGATTGTTATCATAACGAAACCAGAATTCAGTAGGGAATGGCTGCCTTTGCGCGAAGAAAActaacgacccccccccccccaccccccctagagctatttttttcaaatattcTACAATAGGGTTGGAATTATCACGAAACTTAGCCAAAGAAATCACTTTATATTTCCAAGTGCATAAATCATACCCCGGACATACGTGGAAAACGGCCCAGGACGTGCGCGTTGGCTACTCACATTTTTCGAAAGTGCATAACTGAATAGAGCAAGCTGGCTGAAAGCAAGTACGTCGCCCAAATGAAGCGTTGTTCTACAGTGCAGCTCTTAGGCTCCCGTTGCAGCAGCGAGCATCAGCatagccgagcgaacgagcacagccaaCGATGAAAGGGCTAAGGTGGAGCGcagtgggagatgaaagacgcTAGGAGGAAAAAAGAATATAATGGCgcagcggaaccacgaggcggaaagcggaagaAGAGGTTATgacgaaagcgcgagaagaaaagcctAGTGCAGCGACGATGGCTTCCGCATGGCACCAGAGTACAGTGCACGTCATCTGGGAGGTCTTACTGCCGCGGTTGGTCGGAATCGCGTCCATTCCtcatccacgcgctgcctctcgcgatctccaaaCTAGAGAGGCAGTCACgctacacttcgctccgtttgcaacgtgccgcacgagatagaTTGTCCCCGCCatccaatatatcgcgaaataaaaataCACCTATAGAGCTAAGCCTAAACTTCGCATTAGGGACTATAGTAAACATCGCTGAATTTAAATCTCTGCTGtaacccccccccgccccccctgcCCCGATCCATTGCTTTAACGCCCAAGAGCAATACGGGGTAACTCTTGAGTAAAGAAGCGCCCCTCCCCACGTCCACCACACATCATCACCTGGCACAACAATTCAGCACGACGCCGTCCGCCGTATCATGCTGGGCATATCATGGGCAGATCCAGTTCTTGGAGGTTCCCCGTAATCTTTTTCATGGTGGGTAGACGAAATCTTCCACTACTCGTTCACACATGTGACGCGTACACCGATGGCGCCGTGACGTGACAGATTTATTTAGAGTCACCTACAAAATAACATTTGCGTTGATGGGAAGAGATGAGGTACGAGGATAAATTTGATATCAATAAGGGACGGAGGCAGGgggccctttatccccactgctgtttatgctATACATGGTAAgtatggaaagggcgctagaaggaagtaatatcgtgtTTAATCTCTCATAAAAACACGCGGGTACAGTACTAGAGCAGCAGCTTCCCGGTTTGTGTTACGTAAACGACATTGTGTTGTTAGCTAACCAGCAAAATGATACGCAACGTATGGCTAATATCTGGCGAGAGGATGGCGAGAATTTAGGACTGAAATTTTGCTTGATAAAATTAGGTGCAAATGGAATTCATTATGGACAGGCAAGGGCAGTGTCAATAGAAGGCCAGGAAATACCTTCGGTAAAAAAAATATAGGTACCTAGATATGGGCAAACGAATTAAAAAATATAAGGAATGAGGAAATAAAAACAGCGAAAGGGAACCGAAATCCGGCTATAATGAAGCAGCGAgggctatggggatacaataggtacgaggagCTCCGGGGATTGTGAAAATGTGCAATGGATCCATTATTCACATATGGAAATAGGGTCGtctgcttgaaatcaggggtacaatcaggacgcCGGGGCAACCGAAGGTCCGCGGGACGCCTTCCATTGGGCGTTCAgaggaagactacaaataaagctATGCAAGGtggtatgggctggacaagtttcgAAGCGATCAAAGCTCAGAGAAAAAAATTGTGTTATAAAGAACGAATGAGAAAGATAgcagaaagtaaatgggttgggaaagtgttcagatatttgtacaagAAAAAACACAATTGAAGAAAGAAAGGTAATAAGAGGCTTACGAGCAAATATAAGACCGGTATTGTGAGCAACATGGAAACAAACACGGTTAAGTAGAAATTCAGAGAAGATGAGATAATcccatgggtggcggcaatggactAGAAATGACTAatgcttaagaggaaaaaacgaaatcagaatAGAAATCAAATGTGATAACAAAGGGAAgcttattacttttcgaagcaagaggAGGATGCTTAGACCACGCACTTAGAACGCGAGAtacaaggaaaaagaagcatcTGCTTCTTGCGAtaaagctaaggaaacgatgGAGAAGGGGCACTCTAACGTTAAGCcactccaaacttttctattccaattctgcgatCAGCCCACCATGATTGCCCAAGAACGTTTCAGGCCACTCGCCCTTCGCCTTTTTCTCACGCACACGTAAATGCCGAAAAAACGCCACCTGATAAGACGTGcgcacactgattatgtatgattatGCCAAACAACGAAAAATATTCTTTTCTGAATGGAGGACCTTTTCGCCGTAATACTTTGCCATTGATCAAACGTTTTCAGACTGCGCCCACTTCgcatgtctgtcacgcgacgtcacaaaagctcCAAAACctactgcgtcaaagtgacgtgtcgCGTTAAatacgcattaatatgccgaacaaaactaaacTTTTTATCTGAATAGCCAGAAgcggggccctataacgtaaacctattccaataagtttttttttccaatctcctgaggtcaaatttgcgtaaccgctgacgccaGCAAGGGGCGGTGatccgcagcgttgcctgaacagaccaatcgaACGCTCTCTTAGttcataggaggtcgcttttCTATTCTTTCAAAATGAATACCGTTGCTTATATTAGCagtttttcgtttgtaattggtATCAGGAGGCAAGGAAAAGCTCAGTTGGAGAGGgtttcgatagggccgagccagaGTGccgaaaatagataaccggaggTTGACAATActgctgaaacggatcctcagcaaagaggagttgccgaaagtgctcgaaaacgttatacggCCAGGCAAAAGTTttattgcaaacaaacaaacccATGCtatccagcaggtgcgagtaacGAGTGCATGAGCGATCGGCGGccgctatcttttattccttttggaacgagGAGCCGGCAGCTCTTCAGAAAAAATAtgcagttttcttcggcatattaatgcatctctaATGCGTATGCGTAactttgatgcggtgagttttCACGGtattgtaacgtcgcgtgacaggcagctgaagtgagatcagtccgaaaacttttgacccaTAGCAGAGAGCTAATGGCGAGAAGGCGTGGAATCAGAAatacctatttttcttttgttcggtccaatcatgcataatctgtGTGTGCCTGTCGTAGCAGATGAGAACGAGTAGAAGGTGGCTGCTCGTCGATTAATCTGGCACTAGCTACTCCGAGCGGCCGCGTAGCAtgcatttatttgcgtataataaacatttttctgtggcagtataacgttatcgagccctttctgCATGTATACAACATCACTTTGCTAACTCTACTTCGTCGAGGATTTGTTCTGGCGGCATTTGCAACGTTCCGTTTCACGCCACCGTGATTTTCACCAACCACTggaagctaagtaaggggaagcgatTTAATCGtggacgccggcaccacccttttcatccggttatctactttcactctGTTGGCTCGGTCCTATCGAACCCCTCTGCCGTAGATCATCCTCCTCGCCTCTTTTCGGCCAATACTAAATgaaaatctgctcaatgtaggcaatgctattcgctttgcatgaaaaaaaaagttgcgtccTATAAACGAGTAGAGCGTTTGTTTGGACTTTTCAagcaacgctgcgggttaccgccctaTGCTTGCGTCCAGATTAGAATAGTTTTGTTCCAGATGGAGCAGATTGGAATTGTTTTGTGGTATAGAGccgcacgttttattagaatgtgacgaTATCTGCTCAAAAGTCGATTTAGGGAGCTCTGGCATCCTTCAAGCCctcgggttcagcgagagcaggggaaaagcaAACTTGCATGCAATAgtgattagtaagaggcgattggaagatttcTCGAAGATAATTAGGCAAACGGCAAAACTACTGAAGCGTACAAAAACAATGCTCTCATTAGGCGTTTAGAAAGTTTGGTGTTGGAAATTCTTCGTgagtttttctttgctttttttttcacaaccagAATCAACATCAGCATTTATTGTTAGAAGTTGGGTCTGAGTACAAGTATTTAGTATGTAGAGGGATATCCCATATTCAAAGACTGTCCCGTAACCTGCTGTACAAGAACATTTATGATAGTtgacatctcaaagcaacagtagGATGTCATACATATAATAAGGTAATATACGAGCAGAAGGTAATGAACGGTAACAGAGCAAATTCcagaattgattacaaataataacaaggtttagcttaTCTCATGCTAGCAAGAAGAATTGTATGGGAAGAAAATACCAGTATTTTAATTAcgagaacaataacaaaaaagaaaggaaaaaaggaaaaagaaggacAGAAAACCCTTCAGCAAATTTTCTCATTACTATGTctataataaataaattttagTTTCCTTTTGAATTGGTGTAAAATCTTGAGTTTTTCATTATGAGAGGTAGAGCGCTCCATACTGATATACAAGTGGATATCATAGTTTGTTTACCGTAGTGAGTGCAGATCCTTGGTAAAACATCATTGTTATTCAACGCGAATTTGGTGGTAGCATGAATTGCCAGGTTAGATGGTGAGAATGTGATCGATGGTACCTCATTATGCACAAATCTGTAGAAAAAACTGCCTAGGTTCTATTTAGTGAACCCAGAAATAGTAAACTTGTTATTCTTGTGTAGCAAGGAAGTCGCGTTAGAAACGCGGAAACTACAAGTAATTATTCTCATGGCTACGTTCTGAACGGTCCGAaccctattgaaaaaatatgtatgagaatttcacgagaacttctgtacgctattattgctccgtagactcgacgacgtcgtacatcacatgtgtacgagtggacatcgtcaatgaacgagatcgttctcgtgtgggtatattaaacgagattattctcgcatagctgtgcttgacgagatagttctcgcacggcgatgcgaaacgatatcgttctcgtttgtgtatgctacatgaaaatgttctcattcagctatgcaaaatgacaccattcttgtttagctgcattctacaagtgttcgcatttgtgttgaatgagttcttttgttcatgcaatatttttggtgaagttccacacagtaacacattctgccaacattgcagcgattaatttcgatcacgtgagtcggccgatgtgccagctcagagacaaagaggacactttttagggcccacaattaacacaaaccatctttattttgtaTTCCAAAGCATCGtggccaggtgcttgttcaggtccttcagcctccttgcctccgtatccacagcgttcggcgtttttgaaacagtgctcgtgtgcatctgcacaaaaatgtaaacaaagcagccggccctgttagattacaacaagccattggaactgacatgcacaataggtagctccactgcataactgatttggctggttcttgcatgatattgtgtgtaaagcgtgaacatctcacagagaaacaggaaaaagagaacacggaggctcatgagttttctacctacgtaaattgatatttcaagattaaccacagcagttgaaagcaagtgctcgtcctcgcattgtcttgttctcgtctctgttaaatgttcgtgtttcacaaagaatagaaatggctgcagaattgcaatacaagaccactgaaatagtctaatacttttccacaagtattttacattaaatgaacaagtataaccagcacaatgcgttggcgggctagttggtgcgaatccatgaatactttgtttagcgcgaaacgacacacacaagaaagacgacaggacaaggcgctactctgaactgacagcattttattgcgtcactcctttatagaccgctcaaaccaaaggaacatgcgcagtgagcaccatgcggtggagccaccaacaacatccgatccaaagagcgcactcatgcgacagaatccaaaaaaccaaattcagcgctgtacaaagttaaggaaagcacactactgcactgcgactccaatgacttaatgaaaaatgcttccgataactctcgggcggtggtgtcacggctctttttcaagatcgtggtatcagaaaacatgggtttgcatttggacgttttacaatgctgagccaaatgagAACCTTTGCCTGTTGCTATGGATCATGTATGGcttatgttctctaaggcgctcgttaacacagcggcctgactgccctacatacactttgccacatgacaagggaatcttatataaacgacaccgacgctgcattctacaaacttcacatagctcttttcacaatcaggttttttacttattttagaaatacggcagcacaacattgacagtttctgaggagcggaaaacactaccggaatttggtatttagtggcgacattctttagattgtgagccactctgtggcaatacggcacaacttcaggcctcttcttttgtgtgatgcagttacttttgtgccgcttccctttcagtttctgaagcaatacttccgagactgatgttaccaccacacttgggtaaccagcagtctgcagcctatttaactgtgcaatgaaactcatgttcgcagagtgatgacaagattgcattaaggaagattctaaacacatcaaagcaatggcgcgtttcacagtctttgagtgcgcagacgcataaggtaaaagttccttacgtgcgcgtggcgagtacatccgacaggcgtggcctgtttgtaaggatagctgcaaatctaaaaactggagtttaccgtccctagatagctcatgtgtgaaagttaaacctttgccattgtcattgaaaagtgttaaaatatcagctaccgtcacggagcattcgttgttggtctgttttatcacaacaagaaaatcgtcaacatatctaaaaatttgaaccgagtcattgtttaaggcactcttaagagtgcggtcgacaaaagataaaaaaatattacaaagagcaggcgccacacatgaaccaatacacacaccatttttctggataaaaaggttattttcgaacaggataaaagttgcacttaaataaaattcaagaagggacatgaaaccttctgaagacaacccggtggcattgcaaaaatctacctcgccactttcttcgatgcacgtcatcacactgcgaaatagctcatcatgcggtattgaatagtaaagatcttcgacatcaacagaaaaaatgtcggctactgaatggttgtcttccagaaaggaaacaacatcgaaagaatcctttatgccataaggatcatcaatagttaaatgcttcaactgtttttgcaaaaagcggctaaccaaaacctgccaatagttgttttcactgactattgtacggaaaggcacatccggtttgtgtgttcttgcagtgaaaaaaaaaacatctaaagcaagtaccttacattgtttaccatctttcacaatcttggtgaggcctatattttccaacaaagaaatggctttgcgttttaccttctgagctttctcatttgccagaatgaagtgtttgttgacagcctcaatggcttttttgttgaagacagcagacggagctatcacaaacccgccctctttgtcactcagtaacagccgcagttcattgtctctaaagaaagatactgtccttttgatcacagctgtcgaaggtggcgcgctcccAGTGGCGGTCCTACGAAGGTTGTCCACCCTATCGAGGAGGCAccgctcctggtcctctagttctgctttccttgcgatgcgcctgttcaaagccagtagctcatgtgcaggaattcttggttccgtgctgtacttcggcccattctttagcaatgcagcaacttcgtcaggaagcctgacgtcaccgagtacctggaaaccagtggtgaccggttgcgttttttcctttctgcacggtagtctggaccggaggagtagcagcagctgtgtccaccagaaTTCTGTAGTCCAAGTTGATAGAAGTCTGTAGAAACGAAACTTCTTCTAGGCCACAATAGGTGCATCGCGCGAGTagcacacagctctcaaccagtcgtacagaaggcgtacctgcccccaaatttcagaacgaagaatccgacacattcgccgcacgtgaccgccggaaggcctgacgttcccgaagagactcgccacatcttgaggaacatgtccattcttcatgcagaacgtaagcatccttgcacggcacacagcaaaagctatgtgactgaccagaacagcaggatcaggagacaaatatcagtgggccctgatatttgtgtgtctgtgtcataggcctcaccaagattgtgaaagatgtaaaacaatgtaagctacttgctttagaggttttttcactgcaaaaacgcacaaaccggatgtgcctttccgtacaatagtcagtgaaaacaactgttggcaggttttggttagccgctttttgcaaaaacagtttaatcatttaactattgacgatccttatggcataaaggattctttcgatgttgtttcctttctggaagacaaccattcattagccaacattttttctgttgacgtcgaagatctttacgattctataccgcatgatgagctatttcgcagtgtgatgatgtgcatcgaagaaagtggcgaggtagatttttgcaatgccaccgggttatcttcggaaagtttcatgtcccttcttgaattttatttaagtgcaacttttatcctgttcgaaaataacctttttatccagaaaaatggtgtgtgtattggttcatgtgtggcgcctgctctttgtaatatttttttatcttttgtcgaccgcgctcttaagagtgccttaaacaatgactcggttcaaattgttagatatgttgacgattttcttgttgtgataaaacagactaacaacgaatgctccgtgacggtagctgatattttaacacttttcaatgacaatggcaaaggtttaactttcacacatgagctatctagggacggtaaactccagtttttagatttgcagctatccttacaaacaggccacgcctgtcagatgtactcgccacgcgcacgtaaggaacttttaccttacgcgtctgcgcactcaaagactgtgaaacgcgccattgctttgatgtgtttagaatcttcctttatgcaatcttgtcatcactctgcgaacatgagtttcattgcacagttaaataggctgcaggctgctggttacccaagtgtggtggtgacgtcagtctcggaggtattgcttcagaaactgaaagggaagcggcacaaaagtaactgcatcacacaaaagaagaggcctgaagttgtgccgtgttgccacagagtggctcacaatctaaagaatgtcgccactaaataccaaattccggtagtgttttccgctcctcagaaactgtcaatgtcgtgcagccgtatttctaaaacaagtaaaaaacctgattgtgaaaagaaccacgtgaagtttgtagaatgcagcgtcagtgtcgtttataagattcccttgtcatgtggcaaagtgtatgtagggcagccaggccgctgtgttaacgagcgccttagagaacatgagcgatccatacctacaggcacaggttcccatttggctcagcattgtaaaacatgcaaatgcaaacccatgtttcgtgataccacgattttgaaaaagagccgtgacaccaccgcccgagagttatcggaagcatttttcattaagtcactggagtcacagtgcattagtgtgccttccttaacctagtaaagcactgaatttggttttttggattctgtcacatgagtgcgctctttggatcggatgttggtggtggcttcaccgcattgtgctcactgcgcatgttcctctggtttgagcggtctataaaggagtgacgcaataaaatgatgtcagttgagagtagcgccttgtcctgtcgtcttgtgtgtgtcgttttgcgctaaacaaagtattcatgaagcataaccagctcatgcaagtgaatacacagatctcacagctttttgctaccgcactgcggaatatgcagatggaaaacactgcatagatgccagtgcagaattgtttataggaaagattaatgcacctttaataccactatagaaactaaatgacagtttttgttagcatgttagagcactcaatatgaccagcttctattacataacatttcagctgctgtctggccctgctcccgatactgcactggtcaaacataggtgcaaccacactcttcaatggctttttgtattattgcgtcagctttttaaggctaattttagccccccccccagttatctgggagccgttgcatcgcagtgacgacagctgagacaaggatctgtttgtacgacaaggttaatcttcctcttttgcttacttaaacctcccctcactttactaattatgtggcacagcaacacaattgttatatgccgcctctttaaaaatgcctaatttattgtacaggcagaaatagcttcgctaaccgcagcactactcaattttcattaaaaagaatatcttactcctgaagcagtgcaacaactacagctaccaaactggttgtttgctggtgcaaaatattaataagcttaccggctaatgtaaaaactacaatatttttatcgtcatatcagcattcatagtagccatgccatgtgtcgcattcgcagttgtgcaagcaacatgcattgccgatttatctgttagcattgccctttcgcttctcgcttgatattgctgggcaagcagtcaaactggatagttagacactgcctgtcacctccttaccttccttatgaattgtgcattaaatgaggattttttcttggtgaaacagttctagtttgaggcctaaacaagctccaagggagtttgcatttaaggagtgtaaccatcctctgaaaacatgtacatgaggaacactgcagaaagagcacttcaaaaaaagaacacgagtgtatttatccccAAGGCCAAAccttgtgtcttcttaaatatttatcaagtcaaactcaaaattggtactgaggtgcaaagtgtccacaacatattaccttgtgaaagcacagtggtgcctggatgttgtgggaccagctcggacgtggagatcagcactgatcagcaacactgcagtctccttacagcttttctgcaggcccagccacacctgcaataaaacaagtgagcttggtgccacaaagtactgtatttactcgcataatgatcgcattttcttgtaaaaaaaatggtcacaaattcaggtgtgtgatcattatgccggttaaatttcccgcaaaaagaatttttttcatcccgcgtttgctgcgggatggcaataggtcaagaaataagtggctgccactgtacgtagtgcgggacaccgaaacaaaagtggcggccagcatagcaagctgaaaacaccaaatgcgccgaacgcgatttttttttctctcgagtacattacttgcattgaaagtttcttc
This Dermacentor albipictus isolate Rhodes 1998 colony chromosome 1, USDA_Dalb.pri_finalv2, whole genome shotgun sequence DNA region includes the following protein-coding sequences:
- the LOC139054386 gene encoding uncharacterized protein is translated as MLRNVDHAWIAYLNEKINETWKNGSVTQQWKTANVVQIPEPGKAPNVDNLRLISLTSCDAMKMVKHQLIDGSTRETGALLGLDLEKAFDNALHEYILACVADLELGPRLYNYIRYFLTGRKAKLRIGDFVSDEVLLGPWGTPQGSVISPAA